The genome window aaaaaaaattttttttttaaataatctgaTTTTAAATAAGAAAATGAGAAATCGGATTTTCcacaatttgaactgggaggggcttGTAGTGCAtaattgtttcagtgccactgacttcATTACAACTTTCTttcaatttcaaaatgtgttttagtTTTCCTAAAATCACAGCAAACGTACCAGCAGGTTCAGGATGGACAGGTGATGCTGAGCAAACCTCCTCGCGTCTCTTTTGCGGCGGTGCGGGAAATCTGGCATCGCTACAATTTGAATCTTCATCGTTCTCCATCTTGAGATGCAAGTCCAACTGCCAAGGGGCTTTGCTTCCCTGCTCCTCAGAAGAGCTCAGGTGGTCTCTTCTAGGGGAGCTAAAAGAACGATCGTCGAAATTTGCGACAGGGGCTCGGAAGTGAGGACCCGCTCCCAAACTGTCCGTTGGCCGCCCCAACACCCGGTCCATCTCTTCAAAGTACTTAAAGGTGCATCCCTGAGATGTGTCCAAGCTCTTTTGCAGTTTGGCTCGAGTGTAGTTAGCCTTGAGGGTTTTGACGCGAAGTCGACATTGGTGCGGACTCCGGGAGAAGCCCATGTCACTCATCCGGGCAGAGAGGTGCTTAAAAACATGCCGATTGCGCAGGTTTTCCGACAAACTCTTCTGAACGCGCCGGTCGCTCCAAGCACAAAGCAGCACCTGTGTCTCCTCTACCGTCCAGTTGACAGAGCGCTCAGCCTCACGTTTACCTTCAACGAAGAAAAACAACAAGTGTTCAGAGTAGACTTCCAAAATTCCCTACAAATTTAAGAGTTTGCATGGGAACGAATGGAAATGAACAGGATACACCAGGAATTTTCAGAATGATGTCAACTACAACAGTATAGTACAAGTCGATGAAGCCATGAATTCAAATCTCTGTACTCTAAATCAAGTTTTTAAATAGGTTTCCAAGTGAAACGTTTAAAGTTACTTTCTTGTGATGTCAAAACTTTCCTTGTGTTGCATTCTCACCTAAAAAACACTCTGAGGGAAACCATATTTTATGCACAAGCAGGAGAATTTTGTAAGGTATTAATTTCATAGTGTGCCAAAAATCTAACTAAAACTGACACCAAAAAAAGGTTTTGAAATACCTTATTTACTCCGGTATGTGCTGAAATGTGAACCTGAATGTCAAAAGTGCTATTTAAACGTACTTTACTTACTTTTCATCATAGATTAATGGCAATTTAGAGGAATTCTACCATAACAGCTTCCATAACAAGCTGTTGACAGCTGCTAGCCAATTATCTTAAAAGAGTACACCTGTTTCTCACAGGAATTCGGCCCGTTTCAAAACCAATTAAAAACAATGTAAAATCACATAGAGATCAACCCTAATCAAGCAGCCTGGGTGGATCGATAGATTAATGATAAATTGTGAAAAACGAAACGGGAAGTAGCAGTGTTTGTTTGCTGTTAGCATAGATAGCCTGCAGTATATATACATCGGTATAACAGACACAAGATGTGTTTCataattcaatttatttttttaaaaatcttacgCCTTGTGGTGGGCTCAGAAGTGGTTGAGTTGATGATCGGTAGATTCATTTTTTGACGACAAAGTTGCGGTAATGTAAACAATAACGCCGCCACTTCCGGGTGAGGGAGGTGAGCATGACGTCATCGTCTTTTCGACGGGATTAAGaaatacaaatgtttttttgattATATTTGGAAAAACTCAATATTGAATTTCATCACTACACATATGTTTAAATCTGTAGGTATAGATTTTCTGTTGAGGTGTAATTACATTTCTAAATTACCAGTTCAATTAGCCAAATTCCACACTAAATTTCTTATGTCTTGGTCaatgaaacacaaaaaaacaatttttcacCACGTAGATATTACATTTGGAACAATCAAAATATACAATAtcgaaataaatctttatatgTTGAAAGATGGGTCAAAAATAACATTTGCTTAGTCAATGATTGAACGATGAAGGTCAACTTTTCACTTATCAAGAATTTTGTTCAATTTATagtatagggaatgggacgtactacgtcattgtttggacccgcctccatgctggcaatataattcacttccgggccggcagagtcaatgcggattgtaacgtgtggtagtgctaagctaactctttcggtgttttagaaagaaaatatgggtgcttattgttgcgttaccgggtgcaacagcgtctcctacgacaaaaaaaggggttaggaaaaatggactcacttttcaccgttttcctgcatggaggaccaaatatcagatcacgaaggtacgacggatggctggattgcagcggttcgtcggaaaagcatttcttatgatcatatttctgctggaatgagagtgtattcccctcatctctactcttgtaaattgaacgatttatccgttttggtttcaatacgttttttgtttttttctttactgttgtgtaaatctgcctcggtagcaatgctaacctactcctcctcacctacctgttgtgttactaggaaaacctgcatatgaaatgctgacaacacatcccgattggtcaccatatctcttcttgggttattctgaggtcaagcgcaccacatcggagcgttatgagaggttggaaaggcgaagagtgcacgctgaaacttcagtttgctctgctcttacaaacacaatcccaagtgttgttatgaaaagtcaataaaatatgaataccaaaacatgacttgaacaacttcttgacaaactgtaactgcttgttgtttacttcaggtcttcataataaacaggtgtaataattacaaagtcaggtgacttaattttgttattctatttggaatatgcattgacaatttttggacagtgttgtagacaagaactgggactgataagttgcaatagatttatttcaagtaatgcaatttctccaatacgatatttgaattgacagtttaaaatctttaaattagtgcaaacaaggcccaccctctgacggtggcagcaaatattatataattataagtaatacacaaatacaagatcacaataaacgtgtctttgtcaaagcagtttaaaacactatttactggccttgggtaaattgccagacaggataaatatgtgctttaaagttcttgcatttccattttaagtattgcaagtactagtctccaacacagtatttgaactgacagtttaaaatccttttagtacaaaatggcccacactcttgcagggggcagcaaatattataatacataatacattataaaaagctatatactatataaatacaagatcacaacaaaacctgtatttttcaaagcagttaaaaaacatccagtggccttaggtaaataaacgtgtataaatatgtactttacagttcttgcatttctattttaggtattgcaacttttccaacactatttgaattgacagtctaaagtctacattattgcaaataagaatattataaattaaaaaaaataatagaatatataaattcaacattacaatgaaacgtgtctttgtcaaagtggttaaaaaaaacgtcactggccatagttaaatagccaggcagaataaatatgtgcattaaagttcttgcattttcactaagttaaaagcccgcagttcatcgacgagaagggcagacccagatggcgtctgctgcaggggcttgtttgagtccgacacaggacaaatggaaccactccattgaacaaattttctttgtcaaatgatccaagaagagagatggtgaccaatcgggatgtgttgtcagcaggtttacctaggaacacaacaggtaggtgagtcgtagtaggcgagcattgctaccgaggcagatttacacaacggtgtaaaaaaacaaaaacgtattgaaaccaaaagtggataaatcgttcaatttacaagagtagagatgacaggaacacactctcattccagcagaaatatgatcataagaaatgcttttccgacgaaccgctgcaatccagccatccgtcgtaccttcgtgatctgatatttggtcctccatgcaggaaaacggtgaaaagtgagtccatttttcctcacccctttttttgtcgtaggagacgctgttgcacccggtaacgcaacaataaagcacccatattttctttctaaaacaccgaaagagttagcttagcactatcacacgttacaatccgcattgactctgccggcccggaagtgaattatattgccagcatggaggcgggtccaaacaatgacgtagtatgtcccattccctattgctGTTACACCTCGTGAATATTCTATTGTGTTTGATGCTATACCAGAGGGCTCTCTGGAAGATTATTACAAAATTCTAAAGGTAGAAATTGTAACATTCCAATCTTTGATACAAAGTCTCTCTTCATTGGTTATAAATGTGCATTATTAAGATCTGAAGCCTCAAACCAATGTTTGAGAGGACTTCTTCAAAGAGAGATAGTCTCCAAACCTGCAGCGATTTATTATTGGAATAATTTATACGAAAATATTGAATGGAAACTTCTGCCTAGAAAATACATATTAAGAAATAAAGTTAAAGAAATCACACCCAAAATACTTCACAGGTGTTATCCTGTAAAGACAACAATGGtgaaatttaaaattaatattgaTACGTTATGTTCTTTTTGTGCAAATGCAGAGGAAACATTCCCATTTGTCTTGGGAATGTACTCTTACATCTTTTGGATTGACCTGAACAACTTCATCAACTCAAAAGTTGAGCCATcattgaaaatagtttttagACATATTTTGGTTGGCCTATCCAATATTGAAGAACCAATAATAGATAAAAGATATGTTATAAATTcttattttaattttggcaaaatTTCATGTTCACTGTGTAAAATATGCGAATTAAGGACCAAATTTTcatatttttggggaaaatgttttctttaaatTTGAACGATTTAAGTTCCTCTTTGAACCCCAAGGCTATAAGGACTTTGCAAACTATACAGCTTGTGGTGGAAATAACGCTGactcttttatttattatttttgttgttgtaaattgTTTGTTGtttcaaatcttttttaatGGTTTTTCCATAACAAAGCAACATATAATAAACAATATAGAACAACAtagaataaacaaaaacagactATTAATGCTATCCAAAAACTGACACTGAAGCAGCAATCAGTGCACACACTCAAACAACATAGACTAACCATACACAAGTACATAGTCTGGGATATCAGATACGGCTACTTAATTTGATGATTCCACTCCAAAGATTCAGGGGGAGCACAGGCTCTATGGGTAGGTAGGAAGAACTGGGCAGCACCCAAGAGTATTTCATGAGGGGCACATAAGTTCAGCATTATTTTCAAAACAATATATGGGAATCTGAATACCTTGGAATATAAAGCCGAGAACTCATTATAGaatgagtaaataaataaataaaggggaAGCAAGGTTGTTACACATTGGGTGGTCGCTAAAGCTAGGTTTTAAATTCAGTCTGAAAAAAGGTTATAAATGGATGCCATGTTTTTCCATAGGTCTGGAGAGAGCCATTAGAAACATGTCTCAAGTGTTCCAATTTTAGGTTGGCCATGACGTCTTCAATCAAGCTCTTAAAATATGGAGgctcagtttttttccaattaaataaAATCATGCGCCTAGCGAGTAAAGTAATAAAAGCTATTGCACTGGCCTGGTGAAATGAAACTAACATATTTGATGGGACAATCCCAAACAACGCTGTTGTGCAGTTTGGCGCAATATCCTTGTTGCATAAGGAGGACAGTGCATTGAAAATCTCTCTCCAGAATGCATAAAGCTTGGGACACAACCAAAACATATGGCTCAAATTAGCTGGGGTAAGGCCACATCTTGGACATGCTGGATCGGCACCTGTATGcagttttgaaattttactTGGTGGCCAGTGTAACCTATGAAGAATCTTGAACTGGATTAAACCATGTCTTATACATATAGATGATGAATGGATTGAACTAATAGCAGCTTGCCAGGTGTTATCAGTAAGCTGCTCGCCCAACTCTTCCTCCCATTTGAGTTTCAAATGATTTAATGATGGAGATGCCGCACTCTGAATCCTGTCGTAAAGAGCTGAGACGACACCTTTAATGGAGGGGTCCAATTCTAAACAGTCGTCAAGCCAGGTTTTCGGTGGTAAAGTAAGTGAGAATGTTTCTTTCACATAACTACGAACTTGTACATATCTAAAGAAATCTGATTGTGACAGGCCGAAATCTTCTCTtagttggttaaaagcaacaaatttGTCATTTCTAAAGAGATCTTTTATGCACGATAGACCTCCCTTTTTCCATCGCTGAAAAGACTGATCAATAAGTGATGGTGCGAAGTGGACATTGGAAGTAATGGGTGTTGCAGTTAAAGCGCACCTGAATTGAAAATGTCTTCTAAACTGAAACCAGATTTTTAAGGAGCCAcgtacaatttcattgtttgtcCAATTATTTTTACTCAGTGGCAAAGAGCTACATATTAGGGAACCAAGAGAGACTGGCTCGCTGGAATGTTTTTCCATCATGACCCATGGTGGGGAATCAGGCTCTGAGCCATCTTCAAGCCAGAATAATAGCATTTGAATGTTTGCAGCCCAGTAGTAGTAGAGGAAATTTGGTAACGCAAGGCCaccatgttctttttttctttccaggaACTCTCTCCTAATTCGAGGTGTAGTTTTAttccaaatgaacattgacaggtgTTTATCCAATTCTTTAAAATAGGCTTTAGGGATGAAAACTGGAATAATTTTAAACAGATAAAGAAATTTGggcaatatatacatttttaccgAATTAATCCTTCCCACCAGGGACAGAGGCAGATTTGACCATCTCTTTAAATCTTGTTTGACCTTATTAAGTACTTTAGTGAAATTATTCTCAAATAATCTTTTATAGTTATAAGTAACCTCCACACCTAGGTAAGTAAAGTGGTCTTTATTTACCTTAAATGGGAAGCCTTGGAAATTCAATTGTTGGGCTTTTTCGTTAATTGGAAATAGTACGCTTTTGGACAGATTTAACTTATAGCCGGACAATAGTCCATATTTAGTAATAACAGCAAGAGCTAAAGGGATAGTGTTGAGTGGATTAGAAAAGAAAGAGAAGAAGATCATCTGCATATAAAGATAATTTGTTGATTTGTCCTCCTCTTTGTATTCCAGTCAACTGGGCAGTTTCTCTAAGCATAATTGCCAAAGGTTCAATAGCGATATTAAAAAGCAAGGGACTTAATGGGCAGCCCTGCCTTGTCCCACGGAAAAGAGGGAAGAAATCTGACGCGGTTTTGTTTGTTCGTATTGAAGCCTGCGGTGTCGCATATAAAATACAAATCCAAGACCGAAATACTGGGCCAAATCCAAATTCCTTAAGTGCAGCAAATAGGAAATTGTATTCAATTCTGTCAAATGCTTTTTGCGCATCTAGAGAGATGACAACTTGTGGTGAGGCGTCGTTTCGTTGATAAGTTACATTCAAGACACGACACAGATTGTCAGAAATTTGCCTACCAGTCATAAATCCTGTCTGATCGGGGTGTATTAGTTTTGATAATACTTTTTCTAACCTACTTGCTAACACTTTTGATATTATTTTATAATCACAGTTCAGGAGGCTAATTGGGCGGTATGATTCGCAGAGCAAAGGGTCTCTCTCCTTTTTTAATAGGAGAGAAATTGTTGCTTGTGTCATAGTTTCCGGAAGGACTTTTTTATCAAGAATCTCTTCGCAAACCTTAAACAAGAGTGGAACTAGTTtggttttaaattttttaaagaagCTTATAGGAAAACCATCCGGGCCAGGAGCAGTCCCAGGTTTCATTTTTCTGATGGCATCACTAATTTCGGACTGTGTAATATCAGATTCAAGTGATTTTTTATCCACCTCCTGTAGCGTGGGTAAGttaatgtcattaaaaaaagattCAGTTGAAGTTTGGTCAAATACTGTGGAGGAGTAGAGCTTTTCATAAAATGATTTAAATTCTGTATTGATGGCTTTTTGGTCTGTTAATATACGCCCTTGTTCATCTTTAATTGCTGCAATAAAGCCTGCAGTAGATGACTGTTTTAGCTGGTGGTTGTAAATTGTTGATTGTATGTGAATTGTCATGTCCTATTTTTGTATAGTTGTATTTGTAGTtaataaagttttttaaaaatttgtttttagttttttaaaaaaagcagtGTTTTCCCAAATTGAATGTTGAAACTGGAGAAAAGCTTGGCTGTTACcatacaaatactgtatatcctaTAAAAGAAAGGTggtacatttatatattttacataaaatatatacaactaaTCTTTCCCTTGCTAAATTTCTTGGTATTAATGATTTGTGGGTTTTCTGTGGAATGACAAGGAAACAAtaatgcattcatttttttgaaGGTGTGAAATCAAAACAATTTGGACTGCTTTTGAAAACTTTTTGTCATGATTCCACTGGCCCCTAAAATTGGAATTTAAGagacattatttatttgttactACTTACCCAAAAGATAATagttttgaatatttaatgcatttgatTCTGTATGTTAAATTTGTTATTCATGAACAAATGTTTGCAAAGAAACCTCCGATATTTGCTTTTTCTCCAATCAGAAATAGCTTATACACAGGACTCAATAAGACTAattagcaattaaaaaaaaaaaaaaaaaaaaaaaagtaataatgtaAACTGATAAGAATATGTGATGGGGTTTTCCCTGAAGCCTCTGGATAAAATTTCTATATTGTTTTTACATGTTAAACTATGTTCTTTTATTTTATCACTGTATTTTGCAATGATAACGTAACAGTGTTGATTGCATCTGTATGTGTCAATTTTTTGTCAACTGCTTTGTGAAGCAGATGTTTGTATGCATACAAGTTTGAATTAAGTACAaaggtttttgttgtttttatccgAATGCAAGAAATGAGACCATATTTCATTCTTCCATTCTTGCTTCAAACTATGATTAATATTTCTTATTTCTTTTCCCATTTCATTCAGATCTTTGTTTACAATCATACACTTACAGTTTGAGTTTTaagatgttttttattattgcaCTTCTGACAAGCATCTTTGAGTATAATGAAAAGTGCAATCGAAGaccaatcttttttttaataccctTAGATGCAtccgtgggtcaaaaatgacctggtgagattgtttttttttttttttttttttaaatatcttggTAATGAAAAAATGCTATCCTCAAACAACAGTTTTTTGATATAAGGTCATTCaattttttcaagatttttttatacatttgtagaaattgtaatttttttattactaccccaagcttccacaagtgggtcaaaaatgacccacataaTTTTCAATGGAATCCAATGTGAACCTGTGATTCTTATCTACTTGGGCTCTCAGGAAGAAATTAACtatggaccacacagactaggtataTAATAAGTGTCACCCCTCAGGAATagtattttacacagcaagaaaTTATTCCTGTATTATCCTAATATAGAATTTTGcgtgtgtctttcatgactgTTGCTATCATTGATCAACAAATTAGCGTACTtcataactaccgtaattttcggactataagccgctactttgccCCCTCATTTTGCatcgtgcgccttatagtccagtgcagcttatttgttgatttatttgggttaataggtaagaaTGTTTTTCactgtggtgtcataagacagtcataattatgacatgacaccatcattggcattactaaatgcttatgacggatgtcattgagtgttatcaggcaaattatgtcacttactccagttatgtccagctcggatcttttaaatccaATCAATAGTgaagtaatttgctggataacactaaatgacatctgttataagcattcattaatgctcatgacagtgtcatttcataactatgaatgtctaatgacagtcttatggcgccattgtcaaagtgttaccaaacaccataactagcaattaatgaaacaactggaacagcaactgaagaaaaaattagcacaaaacatgaattctgattgtcatttacatctgtagcactacaatgaatgctaggaggcatgttggacaacaacagtgttgacagcaggtggcagaagagtttgactgtctcccccaagggagcagtgatggccaaataaagcttcttgaagcaatgaagattggcagccaattggttcaaagcttcattgtggttcattgggtcttatgacagtcatatgatgccgctgtcaaataaagtgttaccggttaatatctttgggtttaaatatctcataatacagtgaggactgctgcggtttatagtccagtgcggcctatctataaacaaatgtcgtttggtgggtggcggcttatagtcaggtgcggcttatggtgcgaaaattacggtagctaGATAATTAAATTAGCTGAGATTACTGTATATTTAGCATGTGTTTATTTATATAGCTACATATTGATCTATTGCTTATCCAATATGTCATGGCTGCTAAATACACAGGTGAAATGGTCCTACAGGCATTAACAGGGTTGGACCCAAGAGTCTGATTTttgatgatgaggacccagactattgtccgGGTGGCAGTGGCAGTCGTCCACCTGGAATTcaaactgaacaggatcaatctgactcaaAAGATtccacttacagtggggcaaaaaagtatttagtcaaccactaattgtgcaagttctcccacttgaaaatattagagaggcctgtaattgtcaacatgggtaaacctcaaccatgagagacagaatgtggaaaaaaaacgagaaaatcacagtatgtatttggtcaataccaaaagttcatctcaatactttgttctgtaccctttgttggcaataacggaggtcaaacgttttctgtaactgttcacaagcttttcacacactgttgctggtattttgtaccattcctccatacagatctcctctagagcattgatgttttggggctgtcattgggcaacatggactttcaactccctccccaccacagattttctatggggttgagatctggagactggctaggccactccaggaccttgaaatgcttcttacgaagccactcctttgttgccctggctttgtgtttgggatcattgtcatgctgaaagacccagccacgtctcatcttcaatgccattgctgatggaaggagattttcactcaaaatctctcgatacatggccccattcattctttcctttacacagatcagtcgtcctgatccctttgcagtaaaacagccccagagcatgatgtttccacccccatgcttcacagtgggtattgtgttcttcggatgcgattcagtattctttctcctccaaacacaagaacctgtgtttctaccaaaaagttctattttggtttcatttggccataacacattctcccagtcctcttctggatcatccaaaatgctctctagcgaaccgcagacgggcctggatgtgtactggcttcagcacagggacacgtctggcagtgcaggatttgagtccctggcggtgcattgtgttactgatagtagcctttgttcctttggtcccagctttctgtaggtcattcactacgtccccccgtgtggttctgggatttttgctcaccgttcttgttatcattttgacgccacggggtgagatcttgcatggagccccagatcgagggagattgtggacaggtgtcttttataccgataatgagttaaaacaggtgccattaatacaggtaaagagtggagccttgttagaccttgttagaagaagttagacttctttgacagccagaaatcttgcttgtttgtcagtgaccaaatacttattttcccctaatttggaaataaattctttaaaaatca of Corythoichthys intestinalis isolate RoL2023-P3 chromosome 3, ASM3026506v1, whole genome shotgun sequence contains these proteins:
- the LOC130913571 gene encoding uncharacterized protein LOC130913571 isoform X1, which codes for MNLPIINSTTSEPTTRRKREAERSVNWTVEETQVLLCAWSDRRVQKSLSENLRNRHVFKHLSARMSDMGFSRSPHQCRLRVKTLKANYTRAKLQKSLDTSQGCTFKYFEEMDRVLGRPTDSLGAGPHFRAPVANFDDRSFSSPRRDHLSSSEEQGSKAPWQLDLHLKMENDEDSNCSDARFPAPPQKRREEVCSASPVHPEPAASLACIITAPSLEKPCSPPQPCVVASAPVTAPEEGVPIKPFPDNASLRMEPALQHLAQCYQQLLTETRVLLAQLERQRQEQATWHQELLGQWVQRQRESAEREERREKAHMEHQIQVLELLTCLVREQSSCKCGAGMTTTARAAEVSRELHHIFTKGEN
- the LOC130913571 gene encoding uncharacterized protein LOC130913571 isoform X2 — translated: MNLPIINSTTSEPTTRRKREAERSVNWTVEETQVLLCAWSDRRVQKSLSENLRNRHVFKHLSARMSDMGFSRSPHQCRLRVKTLKANYTRAKLQKSLDTSQGCTFKYFEEMDRVLGRPTDSLGAGPHFRAPVANFDDRSFSSPRRDHLSSSEEQGSKAPWQLDLHLKMENDEDSNCSDARFPAPPQKRREEVCSASPVHPEPAAPSLEKPCSPPQPCVVASAPVTAPEEGVPIKPFPDNASLRMEPALQHLAQCYQQLLTETRVLLAQLERQRQEQATWHQELLGQWVQRQRESAEREERREKAHMEHQIQVLELLTCLVREQSSCKCGAGMTTTARAAEVSRELHHIFTKGEN
- the LOC130913571 gene encoding uncharacterized protein LOC130913571 isoform X3 → MMKSKREAERSVNWTVEETQVLLCAWSDRRVQKSLSENLRNRHVFKHLSARMSDMGFSRSPHQCRLRVKTLKANYTRAKLQKSLDTSQGCTFKYFEEMDRVLGRPTDSLGAGPHFRAPVANFDDRSFSSPRRDHLSSSEEQGSKAPWQLDLHLKMENDEDSNCSDARFPAPPQKRREEVCSASPVHPEPAASLACIITAPSLEKPCSPPQPCVVASAPVTAPEEGVPIKPFPDNASLRMEPALQHLAQCYQQLLTETRVLLAQLERQRQEQATWHQELLGQWVQRQRESAEREERREKAHMEHQIQVLELLTCLVREQSSCKCGAGMTTTARAAEVSRELHHIFTKGEN